The Pontibacter deserti region CCCGGGTGCGCCTGCCGAAGAATTTGTAGTAGATGTATATCCTAACCTGGCAGATCGTGTTAGTACTCTGGTTCGTGTGAAGGCATCGGAGCCCGTTGCTTTTGTAGTGTATGATGCCATCGGTAAAAAAGTATACCACAGCGGCAATAACTATAAACAGTACAGCAGCGTGCCTGTGCACAACCTGAAAGCTGGTATATATTTTCTGAGGGCTGTAAACAGGCAGGGCAAGTATAAAACCGCAAAATTTGTTGTTCAGTAATGAAAGCGCTTTTATACATCCGTCTGCTGGCAGATACCCAAACTATAGCCTACGGCAACCCTGTACTGGAGCAGGTTAAAATCCAGTACCCCGATGCAGCAGTATTGGATATTGATTCTCAGTCGGGTGAGCTGGTTCTGCATTATGCAAGGCAGTTATTGCAAGACTCGGAAGAACTTATAGTTTGTATAGACAGTAATGCCCCGGATGTTGGTGTTGGAAGTATATTCCCGCTGCTGGAGCTGATTTTAGAAGGGCAGAAAAGGCAGCTTATACTTTTAAAAAATAGCCACCACCGTTTGCAGCGCATGGTACAGGCCCGCCCGGAGTTACAGATGAAAATGGTGCAGGATGATGTGGAGCTATTGCGTGCGGTGAAAGAGTTTTATACCTGATAAACCATGGCGTGAGCGTCCACGTTCCTAACTTGCTATAGTTGGGCCTCCGGCCAGTCGGGTAGCAAATCCGGCATTATAATGAGGCACGGGTTGCAAACCCGCGCCAGCAAATACAAGGAATAACAGTTTACCCTCTCAACTCAAAATCATCTGCATCCAGGTGGGCCGGGAAAACATCTCTGAAATCCAGTAATTCCTGCTTGCTTAGCGTGATGGTGTGTACTCCCTCCTGCTCGGTAGTTTCCAGTAGCTTATGGCCTTTCGGATGAATGATAGCTGAGTCGCCGGAGTAAGGATGATTATTGCCATCAGTACCGATGCGGTTAACGCCAATAGTATAGGCAATATTCTCGATAGCGCGGGCTTGCAGCAAAGTGCGCCAGGCCAGGCTACGGATTTTAGGCCAGTTGGCAACATACAGGAGCAGGTCGTAGCGCTCGCCTGTGTTGCGGCTCCACACCGGAAAACGTAGGTCGTAGCACACCAGCGGACATATTTTCCAGCCTTTTAATTCTGTTGTCAAGCGCTCACTTCCAGATGTATAAGTATGGTGCTCCTTCGCCATCCGGAACAGGTGTTTTTTGTTGTAGTGTTCATAGCTGCCATCAGGCCTAACCCAAAGCAGACGGTTATAGTACTGGTCATTTTCCTGCACAATTATACTTCCGGTAACTACAGCATCATACCTAGCAGCCTGCTCCCGCATCCATTGCAGGGTGTCACCTTCAGGTTGTTCGGCCAGTGCAGGGGCATCCATGCTAAACCCTGTCGTAAACATTTCCGGCAGCACAATCAGGTCAGTTTTAGGCGCAACGGCAGCCAGCTTATCCGCAAGCATATTTCGGTTTGCCACCGCATTGTGCCAGTGTAGTTCCGTCTGTACTATCGTTACCCGCAGGTTCATGCTATTTAAATTATGAATTACGAATTAAAAATTATAAATTATAAATGAGAAGCTGTAAAAACAATCAACAACTTATACTATAGTTTCACCAGCTTTTCGGCGGCAGCGCAGAGTGTTTCGTCACCCTTGGCAAAACAGAAGCGCAGGTATTTGTGGTCGGTTTTGTCGTGGTAGAAAGCGGATACCGGAACGGCAGCCACACCAACTTCCTGTACCAGGCGTCTGGCAAAATCCTGGTCGTGCTCCTGCGAGATAGCATCATACTTCAGCAACTGGAAATACGTGCCCACAGACGGAAGAAACTCGAACCTTGACGGTGCCAAATATTCGCAGAAAGCATCGCGTTTTTCCTGGTAAAAGTCTGGCAGGCTCAGGTAATGTTCTTCGTTGTCCATAAAATCAGCGATAGCTAACTGTAGTGGCGTAACGGTACAAAACGTAATGAACTGGTGCATTTTACGGAGCTCAGCTGTTAATGCAGGTGGTGCCACAGCATAGCCAACTTTCCAGCCGGTGGTATGGTAGGTTTTACCAAACGAGGAGATCACAAAGCTGCGCTCGCGAAGTACAGGATTCTCCAAGGCGCTATGGTGTTTAAGACCGTCAAAAACCATGTGCTCATATACCTCGTCGCTGATCACAAAAAGGTTGTGGGCATCGGCAAGCAAAGCCAGCTCATCCATATCAGCTTTGGTCATAACAGCGCCGGTTGGGTTGTGTGGCGTGTTTACAATAATAAGTCGTGTTTTTGATGTGATGCGGCTTCTTACCAACTCCCAGTTTATGCTGAAATCAGGAAGCGACAGGGGCACATATACTGGCGTGCCACCGCTTAAACGGATAGCAGGGGCGTAGCAATCGTAGCTGGGCTCCAGCACCACCACCTCATCGCCAGGTTTAACTACGGAGGTAATAGCTCCAAATAAAGCTTCGGTTGCTCCGGAGGTAACTGTTATCTCGGTGTCCGGGTTGGGGCGGTACCCATACAGCTTTTCAGTTTTTATACTTATTTTTTCGCGCAGAGACAGAACACCGGGCATTGGTGCATATTGGTTAAAACCATCGTGCATATACTTTGTAACCAGCTCTATCAAAGGCTCAGGGCAATTAAAGTCCGGGAAGCCCTGCGACAGGTTAATGGCTTTATGTTCGTTGGCCAGTGCCGACATCACTGAGAAGATACTGGTGCCTACATCAGGTAGTTTGCTGGTTAAGTTATTTGCCATAGTTGTAGTGGTTTTAGCTGAAGGAATTTTTTGCAACGAATATACTATACTTAGGTTTAGGAGAGTAACTGTTTTACTTGTTCACGTAACACTGGAATGGCATCCTGCTCAAACCAGGGGTTATGTTTCACCCAAAACTGGTTGCGTGGCGAAGGGTGTGGCATCGGCATATATTCAGGCAAATACGCATACCAGTTAGCTACAGTCTGGGTGAGGTTAGCCTTCGCCTTGGCGCCCAGAAAATAATCCTGCGCATACTTACCTACCAGTAATGTTAACTCGATGTTCGGGAGCAGGCCTAGTAAAGCTTGGTGCCAGTGTTGGGCACACTCGGGGCGCGGTGGCAGGTCGCCGCTTTTGCCTTTGCCCGGGTAGCAAAACCCCATCGGAACTATAGCTACTTTGCTTTCATCATAAAATACTTCAGGTTCCAGTCCCAGCCAGTGGCGCAGGCGCTTTCCGCTCTGGTCGTCCCAGGGTTTGCCGCTGGCGTGTACTTTGGTGCCCGGAGCCTGACCAACTATAAGTAGCTTTGCTGTAGCGCTTGCACGCAATACCGGCCTGGGACCAAGTGCCAGGTGTTCTTCACAAATGCGGCAGGCTCGTATCTGTTGCAGTAAGTTCTCGAGTGGCTCCATACGTATAGCTGCAAAGGTACAAAGGTTTATACTTCCGGATAAGGCGCAAAGGTTAATTCTAATTCTCGTATAGCAGGATGATGCAACGTTATACTTCTATATTAATCTTACTTTTTGGGACTATACTTACTGCGCCGTGCCTGGCACAGGACCCGGAAGCAAAGTATAAAAATGCAGTTACAGTAAAATTATTCGGGTTATCACTGCACTTAAAAGAAAGCCCGTATCCAGAG contains the following coding sequences:
- a CDS encoding uracil-DNA glycosylase family protein, whose product is MEPLENLLQQIRACRICEEHLALGPRPVLRASATAKLLIVGQAPGTKVHASGKPWDDQSGKRLRHWLGLEPEVFYDESKVAIVPMGFCYPGKGKSGDLPPRPECAQHWHQALLGLLPNIELTLLVGKYAQDYFLGAKAKANLTQTVANWYAYLPEYMPMPHPSPRNQFWVKHNPWFEQDAIPVLREQVKQLLS
- a CDS encoding methionine aminotransferase gives rise to the protein MANNLTSKLPDVGTSIFSVMSALANEHKAINLSQGFPDFNCPEPLIELVTKYMHDGFNQYAPMPGVLSLREKISIKTEKLYGYRPNPDTEITVTSGATEALFGAITSVVKPGDEVVVLEPSYDCYAPAIRLSGGTPVYVPLSLPDFSINWELVRSRITSKTRLIIVNTPHNPTGAVMTKADMDELALLADAHNLFVISDEVYEHMVFDGLKHHSALENPVLRERSFVISSFGKTYHTTGWKVGYAVAPPALTAELRKMHQFITFCTVTPLQLAIADFMDNEEHYLSLPDFYQEKRDAFCEYLAPSRFEFLPSVGTYFQLLKYDAISQEHDQDFARRLVQEVGVAAVPVSAFYHDKTDHKYLRFCFAKGDETLCAAAEKLVKL
- a CDS encoding amidohydrolase, translated to MNLRVTIVQTELHWHNAVANRNMLADKLAAVAPKTDLIVLPEMFTTGFSMDAPALAEQPEGDTLQWMREQAARYDAVVTGSIIVQENDQYYNRLLWVRPDGSYEHYNKKHLFRMAKEHHTYTSGSERLTTELKGWKICPLVCYDLRFPVWSRNTGERYDLLLYVANWPKIRSLAWRTLLQARAIENIAYTIGVNRIGTDGNNHPYSGDSAIIHPKGHKLLETTEQEGVHTITLSKQELLDFRDVFPAHLDADDFELRG